A stretch of the Medicago truncatula cultivar Jemalong A17 chromosome 5, MtrunA17r5.0-ANR, whole genome shotgun sequence genome encodes the following:
- the LOC11439490 gene encoding endoglucanase, which yields MRCSLLINSLILLFVMGSWNGLLAITDDEFISTNSSANYDYADALGKAILFFEGQRSGKLPKDQRVKWRGDSALSDGKTQNVDLVGGYYDAGDNVKFGWPMSFTVSLLSWAAVEYESEISSANQLDYLRSAIRWGADFILKAHTSPTTLFTQVGDGNADHNCWERPEDMDTPRTTYKIDSNSPGTEAAAEAAAALSAASIVFKKTDINYSSKLLSQSKSLFDFADKYRGSYSGSCPFYCSYSGYQDELLWAATWLYKASGESKYLTYITSNQGWSQAVSEFSWDNKFVGAQTLLTQEFYGGREELAKFQTDAESFICALMPGSSSLQIKTTPGGLLYIRDSSNLQYTTTSTMVLFIFSKILNKNHIDGIHCGSAHFSPSEIRAFAKLQVDYILGNNPMKMSYMVGYGSKYPKQLHHRGSSIPSIKVHQTKVGCNDGQSNYFSSSNPNPNIHVGAIVGGPNSNDQYNDARSDYSHAEPTTYMNAAFVGSVAALLGESNTETFQFS from the exons ATGAGGTGCAGTTTGTTGATCAATAGTTTGATCTTGTTATTTGTCATGGGTAGTTGGAATGGATTATTAGCCATAACGGATGATGAATTCATTAGTACAAATTCCTCGGCTAATTACGACTATGCAGATGCTCTTGGCAAAGCCATCTTGTTTTTTGAAGGACAACGCTCAGGAAAGTTGCCTAAGGACCAAAGAGTGAAGTGGAGGGGAGACTCGGCTCTCTCTGATGGCAAGACTcaaaat GTAGATTTGGTTGGAGGATACTACGACGCAGGTGATAATGTGAAGTTTGGATGGCCGATGTCATTTACAGTGAGCTTGTTGAGTTGGGCTGCTGTTGAATATGAAAGTGAGATTTCTTCTGCGAACCAGCTTGATTATCTCCGCAGTGCTATTCGTTGGGGTGCAGATTTCATACTTAAAGCTCACACTTCCCCAACCACGCTCTTTACACAG GTGGGAGATGGAAACGCGGATCATAATTGTTGGGAGCGTCCAGAAGACATGGATACACCAAGAACAACTTACAAGATTGATTCAAATTCCCCTGGAACTGAGGCTGCAGCTGAGGCTGCTGCCGCTCTTTCTGCTGCTTCAATTGTCTTTAAGAAAACAGATATCAATTATTCATCCAAGCTATTAAGCCAGTCAAAATCT TTGTTTGATTTTGCTGATAAGTATAGAGGCAGTTACTCGGGTTCTTGCCCATTCTACTGCTCATACTCTGGTTACCAA GATGAATTATTATGGGCTGCTACTTGGCTATACAAGGCTAGTGGGGAAAGCAAATACTTGACGTACATCACAAGTAACCAAGGTTGGAGTCAAGCAGTGTCTGAATTTAGCTGGGATAACAAATTTGTTGGAGCTCAAACATTACTAACACAG GAATTTTATGGCGGGAGGGAAGAGTTAGCCAAGTTTCAGACTGATGCTGAATCATTTATATGTGCATTGATGCCAGGAAGTAGCTCTCTACAAATTAAAACAACTCCAG GTGGGCTTCTGTATATTAGAGATAGCAGTAATTTGCAATATACCACAACCTCAACCATGGTACTATTCATTTTCTCCAAAATCTTAAACAAAAACCATATTGATGGAATACACTGTGGCTCTGCCCATTTTTCACCCTCTGAGATTAGAGCCTTTGCAAAATTACAG GTGGACTACATACTAGGAAACAATCCCATGAAGATGTCATATATGGTGGGATATGGGAGTAAATATCCAAAACAATTACATCACAGAGGTTCTTCCATCCCTTCAATCAAAGTTCACCAGACCAAAGTGGGTTGCAATGATGGCCAATCGAACTATTTCTCATCATCTAATCCAAATCCTAATATTCATGTGGGTGCTATTGTTGGAGGACCAAATTCTAATGACCAATACAATGATGCAAGATCTGATTACTCTCATGCAGAACCTACCACCTATATGAATGCTGCTTTTGTGGGTTCTGTTGCAGCTTTGCTTGGTGAAAGTAACACCGAGacttttcaattttcttga
- the LOC11440011 gene encoding endoglucanase isoform X2: MGCSLLISGLILWFAMSSKNNGILAIMDEELISKSSSSSYNYADALGKAILFFEGQRSGKLPKDQRVKWRGDSALSDGKTQNVNLVGGYYDAGDNVKFGWPMSFTVSLLSWAAVEYESEISSVNQIGYLRRAIRWGTNFILQSHTSPITLFTQVGEGNADHNCWERPEDMDTPRTLYKIDANSPGTEAAAEAAAALSAASIVFKKKDTKYSSKLLRHSKSLFDFADKYRGTYTGSCPFYCSYSGYQDELLWAAAWLYKASGESKYLKYITDNQGWNQAASEFSWDNKFVGVQTLLTQDLAKIHSDGESFICALMQGSYSLQIKKTPGGLLYTRDSNNLQYTTTSTMVLFIFSKILNKNNIDGIHCGSTNFTSSEIKAFAKSQVDYILGNNPMKMSYMVGYGSKYPKQLHHRGSSIPSIKVHQTKVGCNDGYTDYFYSSNPNPNIHVGAIVGGPDFNDQFNDARSDYSHSEPTTYMNAAFIGSVAALIGEIKTGTM, translated from the exons ATGGGGTGCAGTTTGTTGATAAGTGGTTTAATCTTGTGGTTTGCCATGAGTAGTAAGAATAATGGTATATTAGCAATAATGGATGAGGAATTAATTAGTAAAAGTTCCTCATCAAGTTACAACTATGCAGATGCTCTTGGCAAAGCAATCTTGTTTTTTGAAGGACAACGCTCAGGGAAATTGCCTAAAGACCAAAGAGTGAAGTGGAGGGGAGATTCAGCACTCTCTGATGGCAAAACTCAAAAT GTGAATTTGGTTGGAGGATACTATGATGCTGGTGATAATGTAAAGTTTGGATGGCCAATGTCATTTACAGTCAGCTTATTGAGTTGGGCTGCTGTTGAATATGAAAGTGAGATTTCTTCAGTTAACCAGATTGGTTATCTCCGCCGTGCTATTCGTTGGGGTACAAATTTCATACTTCAATCTCACACTTCTCCAATCACGCTCTTCACACAG GTTGGAGAAGGAAACGCTGATCATAATTGTTGGGAGCGTCCAGAAGACATGGATACTCCAAGAACACTTTACAAGATTGATGCTAATTCCCCTGGAACTGAGGCTGCAGCTGAGGCTGCTGCTGCACTTTCAGCTGCTTCAATtgtctttaagaaaaaagataCCAAATATTCGTCGAAGCTATTAAGACATTCAAAATCT TTGTTTGATTTTGCTGACAAGTATAGAGGCACCTACACAGGTTCTTGTCCATTCTACTGCTCGTACTCTGGTTACCAA GATGAACTATTATGGGCTGCTGCTTGGTTATACAAGGCCAGTGGAGAAAGCAAGTACTTGAAGTACATCACAGATAACCAAGGTTGGAATCAGGCAGCGTCTGAGTTCAGCTGGGATAACAAATTTGTTGGAGTTCAAACATTACTAACACAG GACTTAGCAAAGATTCATAGTGATGGTGAATCATTTATATGTGCTTTGATGCAAGGAAGTTACTCTCTACAGATTAAAAAAACACCTG GTGGACTTTTGTATACTAGAGATAGTAATAATTTGCAATACACCACGACCTCAACCATGGTACTATTCATTTTCTccaaaatcctaaacaaaaataatattgatgGAATTCATTGTGGCTCTACCAATTTCACCTCCTCTGAAATTAAAGCCTTTGCAAAATCACAG GTGGACTACATACTAGGTAACAATCCCATGAAGATGTCATACATGGTGggatatggaagtaaatatccAAAGCAATTACATCACAGAGGTTCTTCCATCCCTTCAATCAAAGTTCACCAGACCAAAGTGGGTTGCAATGATGGTTACACAGATTATTTCTATTCCTCTAATCCAAATCCTAATATTCATGTGGGTGCTATAGTTGGAGGCCCTGATTTTAATGACCAATTTAATGATGCAAGATCTGATTACTCTCATTCTGAACCTACTACTTATATGAATGCTGCTTTCATAGGTTCTGTCGCAGCTTTGATTGGCGAAATTAAAACCGGGACTATGTAG
- the LOC11443066 gene encoding 2-C-methyl-D-erythritol 2,4-cyclodiphosphate synthase, chloroplastic has translation MSSSSLTASSYSFPFTTSLKSSHPIPLSCSFPLKHHTLHLKSSPSLFVSPSGAATPTTSIEIDKSPISATPSRVLPFRVGHGFDLHRLEPGYPLIIGGINIPHDRGCEAHSDGDVLLHCVVDAILGALGLPDIGQIFPDSDPKWKGCDSSVFVHESVRLMHEAGYDIGNLDATLILQRPKLSPHKDAIKANLSALLGVDASVVNIKAKTHEKVDSLGENRSIAAHTVVLLMKK, from the exons ATGTCTTCATCTTCTCTAACAGCATCTTCTTACTCCTTCCCATTCACTACATCCCTTAAATCATCCCACCCAATTCCCTTATCTTGTTCTTTTCCTCTCAAACACCATACCCTCCATCTCAAATCATCGCCATCACTTTTTGTCTCACCTTCAGGAGCTGCAACACCCACTACCTCAATTGAAATCGATAAATCTCCAATCTCCGCTACTCCTTCAAGGGTTCTTCCTTTTCGGGTTGGTCATGGTTTTGACCTTCATCGATTGGAACCTGGTTATCCTTTAATTATTGGTGGAATTAATATACCTCATGATAGAGGTTGTGAGGCTCATTCTGATG GGGATGTTCTGCTTCACTGCGTGGTTGATGCAATTTTAGGGGCTTTAGGTCTCCCTGATATAGGACAGATTTTTCCTGATTCTGATCCTAAGTGGAAGGGTTGCGATTCTTCGGTGTTTGTCCATGAATCT GTCAGACTTATGCATGAGGCAGGTTATGATATTGGAAATTTAGATGCAACGTTGATACTTCAGAGGCCGAAACTAAGCCCGCACAAGGATGCTATCAAGGCCAACTTATCTGCACTGCTTGGAGTTGACGCTTCTGTGGTAAATATAAAGGCAAAAACTCATGAAAAGGTTGACAGCCTTGGAGAAAATAGAAGTATAGCGGCTCACACAGTTGTTCTTCTAATGAAGAAATGA
- the LOC11438542 gene encoding meiotic recombination protein SPO11-2, with protein sequence MEDLRNSSLKFFTDQELCYADIVPPSQVRARIEVSVLSFLKILNASNPAISDLPLIQRKSSNSRVNHGLLTELSYVFLSNSVSTRSLMRPNAAKAFVRVWKVMEMCYQILLQEKRVTQRELFYKLLCHSQHLFPSQKDVNRTIQDLVALLRCSRYSLGIMASSRGIIAGRLILQEPGKEAVDCSVCGSSGHAISGDLNLLDKLILNADARYIIIVEKHAIFQRLAEDRFFNQIPSILITAKGYPDIATRFLLHRISRAFPDLPILALVDWNPAGLAILCTFKFGSVGMGLESYRYACNVKWLGLRGHDLPMLPDQSFVPLKTKDLQIAQSLMSSRILPENYKEEVTLMVESGRRAEIEALYFHGYDYLGKYIAKKIVQSDYI encoded by the exons ATGGAAGATCTTCGAAATTCGTCGCTAAAGTTTTTCACCGATCAAGAGCTCTGTTACGCCGATATCGTTCCTCCTTCTCAG GTTCGAGCGAGAATTGAAGTTTCAGTTCTCAGTTTCCTCAAAATATTGAATGCGTCAAACCCTGCTATCTCTGATTTGCCTCTG ATTCAAAGAAAATCGAGCAACAGTCGAGTGAATCACGGCCTGTTGACCGAATTATCATATGTTTTTCTCTCCAATTCTGTATCTACAAGGTCTCTTATGAGACCTAATGCAGCAAAAGCCTTTGTTAGGG TGTGGAAGGTGATGGAAATGTGCTATCAGATATTGCTTCAGGAAAAGCGTGTCACACAGAGGGAACTCTTCTACAAGCTGCTGTGTCATTCACAACATCTGTTTCCTTCTCAAAAGGATGTCAATAGGACAATCCAAG ATCTTGTAGCGTTGCTTCGGTGCAGCAGATACAGTCTTGGAATCATGGCATCTAGTCGAGGAATCATTGCTGGGCGTCTGATTTTGCAG GAACCGGGCAAAGAGGCTGTTGATTGCTCTGTCTGTGGATCATCTGGACACGCAATTTCTGGTGACTTGAATTTGTTAGATAAATTGATTCTAAATGCAGATGCACGTTACATTATAATTGTGGAAAAG CATGCAATATTTCAACGGCTTGCTGAAGATAggttttttaatcaaattccaAGCATTCTTATCACAGCTAAAGGTTACCCAGATATTGCCACAAG ATTTCTTCTTCATCGAATCAGTCGAGCATTTCCAGACTTGCCAATTTTAGCTTTGGTGGATTG GAATCCAGCTGGATTAGCTATACTATGCACCTTCAAATTTGGAAGTGTAGGAATGGGCCTAGAGTCATATAGATACG CTTGCAATGTCAAGTGGTTAGGACTACGGGGGCATGATCTACCCATGCTGCCTGATCAATCTTTCGTTCCATTGAAGACAAAGGACCTACAAATTGCTCAAAGCTTGATGTCCTCGAGAATTTTACCA GAGAATTACAAGGAAGAGGTCACTTTGATGGTTGAGAGCGGCAGGAGAGCTGAAATTGAAGCCCTGTACTTTCATGGATATGATTATTTGGGGAAGTACATAGCTAAGAAAATTGTACAGTCcgattatatataa
- the LOC11440011 gene encoding endoglucanase isoform X1 → MGCSLLISGLILWFAMSSKNNGILAIMDEELISKSSSSSYNYADALGKAILFFEGQRSGKLPKDQRVKWRGDSALSDGKTQNVNLVGGYYDAGDNVKFGWPMSFTVSLLSWAAVEYESEISSVNQIGYLRRAIRWGTNFILQSHTSPITLFTQVGEGNADHNCWERPEDMDTPRTLYKIDANSPGTEAAAEAAAALSAASIVFKKKDTKYSSKLLRHSKSLFDFADKYRGTYTGSCPFYCSYSGYQDELLWAAAWLYKASGESKYLKYITDNQGWNQAASEFSWDNKFVGVQTLLTQEFYGGKKDLAKIHSDGESFICALMQGSYSLQIKKTPGGLLYTRDSNNLQYTTTSTMVLFIFSKILNKNNIDGIHCGSTNFTSSEIKAFAKSQVDYILGNNPMKMSYMVGYGSKYPKQLHHRGSSIPSIKVHQTKVGCNDGYTDYFYSSNPNPNIHVGAIVGGPDFNDQFNDARSDYSHSEPTTYMNAAFIGSVAALIGEIKTGTM, encoded by the exons ATGGGGTGCAGTTTGTTGATAAGTGGTTTAATCTTGTGGTTTGCCATGAGTAGTAAGAATAATGGTATATTAGCAATAATGGATGAGGAATTAATTAGTAAAAGTTCCTCATCAAGTTACAACTATGCAGATGCTCTTGGCAAAGCAATCTTGTTTTTTGAAGGACAACGCTCAGGGAAATTGCCTAAAGACCAAAGAGTGAAGTGGAGGGGAGATTCAGCACTCTCTGATGGCAAAACTCAAAAT GTGAATTTGGTTGGAGGATACTATGATGCTGGTGATAATGTAAAGTTTGGATGGCCAATGTCATTTACAGTCAGCTTATTGAGTTGGGCTGCTGTTGAATATGAAAGTGAGATTTCTTCAGTTAACCAGATTGGTTATCTCCGCCGTGCTATTCGTTGGGGTACAAATTTCATACTTCAATCTCACACTTCTCCAATCACGCTCTTCACACAG GTTGGAGAAGGAAACGCTGATCATAATTGTTGGGAGCGTCCAGAAGACATGGATACTCCAAGAACACTTTACAAGATTGATGCTAATTCCCCTGGAACTGAGGCTGCAGCTGAGGCTGCTGCTGCACTTTCAGCTGCTTCAATtgtctttaagaaaaaagataCCAAATATTCGTCGAAGCTATTAAGACATTCAAAATCT TTGTTTGATTTTGCTGACAAGTATAGAGGCACCTACACAGGTTCTTGTCCATTCTACTGCTCGTACTCTGGTTACCAA GATGAACTATTATGGGCTGCTGCTTGGTTATACAAGGCCAGTGGAGAAAGCAAGTACTTGAAGTACATCACAGATAACCAAGGTTGGAATCAGGCAGCGTCTGAGTTCAGCTGGGATAACAAATTTGTTGGAGTTCAAACATTACTAACACAG GAATTCTATGGTGGGAAGAAGGACTTAGCAAAGATTCATAGTGATGGTGAATCATTTATATGTGCTTTGATGCAAGGAAGTTACTCTCTACAGATTAAAAAAACACCTG GTGGACTTTTGTATACTAGAGATAGTAATAATTTGCAATACACCACGACCTCAACCATGGTACTATTCATTTTCTccaaaatcctaaacaaaaataatattgatgGAATTCATTGTGGCTCTACCAATTTCACCTCCTCTGAAATTAAAGCCTTTGCAAAATCACAG GTGGACTACATACTAGGTAACAATCCCATGAAGATGTCATACATGGTGggatatggaagtaaatatccAAAGCAATTACATCACAGAGGTTCTTCCATCCCTTCAATCAAAGTTCACCAGACCAAAGTGGGTTGCAATGATGGTTACACAGATTATTTCTATTCCTCTAATCCAAATCCTAATATTCATGTGGGTGCTATAGTTGGAGGCCCTGATTTTAATGACCAATTTAATGATGCAAGATCTGATTACTCTCATTCTGAACCTACTACTTATATGAATGCTGCTTTCATAGGTTCTGTCGCAGCTTTGATTGGCGAAATTAAAACCGGGACTATGTAG